In Halococcus hamelinensis 100A6, a genomic segment contains:
- a CDS encoding succinate dehydrogenase hydrophobic membrane anchor subunit codes for MAEQYSSFDRRGWRWFLQRVTAAFLIVVLAFHFMLLHFVNHAYEITLAGSSLRMSQVGYFATMILFLITATFHGVNGVYNALVNQGLDGTQKKVVAGVLVVASAALIVQGVRLALAMTGMS; via the coding sequence ATGGCCGAACAGTACTCCTCGTTCGACCGACGGGGCTGGCGGTGGTTCCTCCAGCGGGTCACGGCGGCGTTCCTGATCGTCGTGCTCGCCTTCCACTTCATGCTCCTCCACTTCGTGAACCACGCCTACGAGATCACCCTCGCGGGGTCGAGCCTCCGGATGAGCCAGGTGGGCTACTTCGCGACGATGATCCTGTTTCTGATCACCGCGACCTTCCACGGTGTCAACGGGGTCTACAACGCGCTCGTGAACCAGGGCCTCGACGGGACCCAGAAGAAGGTCGTCGCCGGCGTGCTGGTGGTCGCCAGCGCAGCGCTGATAGTCCAGGGCGTTCGGCTCGCGCTCGCGATGACGGGAATGAGCTAA
- a CDS encoding replication factor C large subunit, whose translation MDWTETYRPSTLSEVRGNNKARDALREWAETWEDHREAVILHGAPGVGKTSAAHALANDMSWPTIELNASNQRTKAIIERVAGEAAKSGTLSGGSAGRRLVVMDEADNLHGNVDRGGSRAITSLVKEAGQPMVLIANEFYEMSNALRNACETIEFRDVSARSIRPVLRDICRQEGVEYEDDALEAIAEHNSGDLRGAVNDLQALAESTEKLTADDVVTSDRDRTTGIFDFLDALIKEEDAEGALRMSYDVDETPDDLINWIEDNVPKDFHGAELADAYDNLANADRWLGRVRATQNYSYWRYAGDAMTAGVAASRREPKGGWTRYGPPSYWSKLGRSRGTRDTRDYIAQRIAETAGVSMASARREVMPYLATMTHHCTNRELTVAMTARYDLEAKHVSFITGSGESTNKVQSVVEDAARLREEAAVEGSQGAFEGATRTDDDPLADDEPDDGDEPAEADEPEDEAAEEAAADDSQSGLADFY comes from the coding sequence ATGGACTGGACCGAGACGTACCGTCCGTCGACCCTCTCCGAGGTCCGGGGCAACAACAAGGCCCGCGACGCCCTCCGCGAGTGGGCCGAGACCTGGGAGGACCACCGCGAAGCCGTCATCCTCCACGGCGCGCCCGGCGTCGGCAAGACCAGCGCGGCCCACGCGCTCGCGAACGACATGAGCTGGCCCACGATCGAACTCAACGCCTCGAATCAACGGACGAAAGCCATCATCGAGCGGGTCGCGGGCGAGGCCGCCAAATCCGGTACCCTCTCGGGCGGCAGCGCGGGTCGGCGGCTCGTCGTCATGGACGAGGCCGACAACCTACACGGGAACGTCGACCGCGGCGGCTCGCGCGCGATCACGAGCCTCGTGAAGGAAGCGGGCCAGCCGATGGTGCTGATCGCCAACGAGTTCTACGAGATGTCGAACGCCCTCCGGAACGCCTGTGAGACCATCGAGTTCCGCGACGTCTCGGCGCGCTCGATCCGCCCCGTGCTCCGGGACATCTGCCGTCAGGAAGGCGTCGAGTACGAGGACGACGCCCTCGAAGCCATCGCCGAACACAACAGCGGCGACCTCCGAGGGGCGGTCAACGACCTCCAGGCGCTCGCCGAGTCCACCGAGAAGCTCACCGCCGACGACGTCGTGACCAGCGACCGCGACCGCACCACGGGGATCTTCGACTTCCTCGACGCGCTGATCAAGGAAGAGGACGCCGAGGGCGCACTCCGGATGTCCTACGACGTCGACGAGACCCCCGACGACCTCATCAACTGGATCGAGGACAACGTCCCGAAGGATTTCCATGGCGCGGAACTCGCCGACGCCTACGACAACCTCGCGAACGCCGACCGCTGGCTCGGCCGCGTGCGCGCGACCCAGAACTACTCCTACTGGCGATACGCGGGCGACGCCATGACCGCGGGCGTGGCCGCCTCGCGCCGCGAACCGAAGGGCGGCTGGACGCGCTACGGCCCGCCGAGCTACTGGTCGAAGCTCGGGCGCTCGCGCGGCACGCGCGACACGCGCGACTACATCGCCCAGCGGATCGCCGAGACCGCTGGCGTGAGCATGGCGAGCGCGCGCCGCGAGGTCATGCCCTACCTCGCGACGATGACCCACCACTGCACCAACCGCGAACTGACCGTGGCGATGACGGCGCGCTACGACCTGGAGGCGAAACACGTCTCGTTCATCACCGGCAGCGGCGAGAGCACCAACAAGGTCCAGTCCGTCGTCGAGGACGCGGCCCGGCTCCGCGAGGAGGCCGCCGTCGAGGGTTCACAGGGCGCGTTCGAGGGCGCGACCAGGACGGACGACGACCCGCTCGCCGACGACGAGCCGGACGACGGTGACGAACCGGCCGAAGCCGACGAGCCGGAAGACGAGGCAGCCGAGGAGGCCGCGGCGGACGACTCCCAGTCCGGCCTCGCGGATTTCTACTGA
- the sdhC gene encoding succinate dehydrogenase, cytochrome b556 subunit, with translation MSQSYKRGLVEDFGRWREFSAGMWAWVFHKFTGWVLIGYLFVHISVLSTAMSGANAYNTTLQSLEGLLLVRILEVGLLAVAAFHILNGIRLLFVDLGVGLESQDKSFYASLVLTGIIAVASVPTFLSGAF, from the coding sequence ATGAGTCAGTCGTACAAGCGGGGCCTCGTGGAGGACTTCGGCCGGTGGCGGGAGTTCTCCGCCGGGATGTGGGCCTGGGTTTTTCATAAGTTTACGGGCTGGGTGCTGATCGGCTATCTCTTCGTCCACATCTCGGTTCTGAGCACGGCGATGTCGGGGGCGAACGCCTACAACACGACCCTCCAGAGTCTCGAAGGGCTGTTGTTGGTTCGCATCCTCGAGGTCGGCCTGCTCGCGGTGGCCGCCTTCCACATCCTGAACGGCATTCGACTACTGTTCGTCGACCTGGGGGTCGGACTCGAATCCCAGGACAAGAGCTTCTACGCGTCGCTGGTCCTCACCGGGATCATCGCCGTAGCTAGCGTCCCGACCTTCCTCTCGGGGGCCTTCTAG
- a CDS encoding succinate dehydrogenase/fumarate reductase iron-sulfur subunit → MSTQIQQSDAEGEQGDSPQERRLERKRVDAEEREARAESTADEGSEHVSLVVYRYDPEVEGKTKPRFDEFRVPLKQGMTVLDALIYARDHYDSTLTFRHSCRQAVCGSDALFINGSQRLGCQTQVADLDAETVRVEPLPHQDVEKDLVVDMEHFYDQMHAVEPYFQGETPDGEEQLQSRENREKIKMSTRCIWCGACQSSCNIAAGDNKYLGPAAINKAYRFAMDEREEDDLKEHRLNILEQEHGVWRCQTQFSCTDVCPKDIPLTEHIQELKREAVKDNLKFW, encoded by the coding sequence ATGAGTACACAGATACAGCAATCGGACGCCGAGGGCGAACAGGGCGACTCCCCGCAGGAACGCCGACTCGAACGCAAGCGGGTCGACGCCGAGGAGCGCGAGGCGCGCGCGGAGTCGACGGCCGACGAGGGAAGCGAGCACGTCAGCCTCGTCGTCTACCGCTACGACCCCGAGGTCGAGGGCAAGACGAAACCCCGGTTCGACGAGTTCCGGGTACCGCTCAAGCAGGGCATGACGGTGCTCGACGCCCTGATCTACGCCCGCGACCACTACGACTCGACGCTGACCTTCCGGCACTCCTGTCGGCAGGCGGTCTGTGGCTCCGACGCGCTGTTCATCAACGGTTCACAGCGTCTCGGCTGCCAGACCCAGGTCGCGGACCTCGACGCCGAGACCGTACGGGTCGAACCCCTGCCCCACCAGGACGTCGAGAAGGACCTCGTGGTCGACATGGAGCACTTCTACGACCAGATGCACGCGGTCGAACCCTACTTCCAGGGCGAGACCCCCGACGGCGAGGAACAGCTCCAGAGCCGCGAGAACCGCGAGAAGATCAAGATGAGCACACGGTGTATCTGGTGTGGCGCGTGCCAGTCCTCGTGTAACATCGCGGCGGGCGACAACAAGTACCTCGGCCCGGCGGCGATCAACAAGGCCTACCGGTTCGCGATGGACGAACGCGAGGAGGACGACCTGAAGGAACACCGCCTCAACATCCTCGAACAGGAACACGGCGTCTGGCGGTGTCAGACCCAGTTCTCGTGTACCGATGTCTGCCCGAAGGACATCCCACTCACCGAGCACATCCAGGAGTTGAAGCGCGAGGCCGTGAAGGACAACCTGAAGTTCTGGTAG
- a CDS encoding OB-fold nucleic acid binding domain-containing protein, giving the protein MGSCIICGTSTEGYICESHQEDVVFDFEGSHANQLTPGRFYRGSVDGFAEFGVFIDIGDSVTGLLHRSELDSRLESLDWDSGDEVYVQVTDVHDNGNVDLTWSIRQSDREFRGALVDTPEGDELPAEADDPNEDAAAGRPVADTADESTDAESTADQTESTAAETEPTTDRTRTDGDSPVETASTTDPGSVVSDADDTTSDPDGQAADAGGAQLVEPEPESESTSGTEYETVRTDDLDEYVDDSVRIEGEVASVRQTGGPTVFTLRDEAGTVECAAFEEAGVRAYPGIEAGAFVAVEGHVERHRGGLQVESDDLSVLDESGREAVETRMADALADEAEVESVDLLAEDSVVADLTNEIRDLAGTIRRAVLESRPVVVRHDASADGYLAAAAIERATLPFVEAEHARSDAGYHYFDRRPLAEGVYDMDSATRDVTKMLDARERHDEAIPLFVFCGVGGTSASSDGLSLLSVYDAERAVLDVDVEEHVDVDAFVGTDGDDTTAAALAANVAVHIDPEAREDLAHLPAVSFWEHTPAAYADLADEAGYDAERAREVREAVALVANYQSYEDKRELVRDLVFEGGEALAAAFASRFRTKRDAAIETARAHLDYREVDGGTIGVLDTDAFTHRYDFPPTALLCDELHRRTREAASVLVGVGEDELFVRGDVDIHAIAEETAERVPDADVSVGAARDDRLEFLLGERDAVQEAVLDVVAEQA; this is encoded by the coding sequence ATGGGTAGCTGTATCATCTGCGGCACCTCCACCGAGGGCTACATCTGCGAGAGCCACCAGGAGGACGTCGTCTTTGACTTCGAAGGATCGCACGCCAACCAACTCACCCCCGGACGCTTCTACCGCGGCTCGGTCGACGGCTTCGCCGAGTTCGGCGTCTTCATCGACATCGGCGACAGCGTGACCGGGCTCCTCCACCGAAGCGAACTCGACAGCCGGCTCGAAAGCCTCGATTGGGACTCCGGCGACGAGGTCTACGTTCAGGTCACCGACGTTCACGACAACGGCAACGTCGACCTCACGTGGTCGATCCGCCAGTCCGACCGCGAGTTCCGGGGCGCGCTCGTCGACACCCCGGAGGGCGACGAGCTCCCCGCGGAGGCCGACGACCCAAATGAAGACGCGGCTGCCGGGCGTCCGGTAGCCGACACCGCCGACGAATCCACCGACGCGGAATCGACGGCCGACCAGACGGAATCGACGGCCGCCGAAACGGAACCGACGACCGACCGAACCCGCACCGACGGCGACAGCCCGGTCGAGACGGCGTCGACCACCGATCCCGGCAGCGTGGTTTCCGACGCCGATGACACGACGTCCGATCCCGACGGTCAGGCTGCCGATGCGGGCGGTGCACAGCTCGTCGAACCCGAACCCGAGTCGGAATCGACCTCGGGGACCGAGTACGAGACGGTTCGCACCGACGACCTCGACGAGTACGTCGACGACTCGGTCCGCATCGAGGGCGAGGTCGCGAGCGTTCGCCAGACGGGCGGCCCGACGGTGTTCACCCTCCGCGACGAGGCCGGCACCGTCGAGTGTGCGGCCTTCGAGGAGGCGGGCGTCCGGGCCTATCCCGGCATCGAGGCCGGCGCGTTCGTCGCGGTCGAGGGTCACGTCGAGCGCCACCGGGGCGGTCTTCAGGTCGAATCCGACGACCTCTCGGTGCTCGACGAGTCGGGGCGCGAGGCGGTCGAGACGCGGATGGCGGACGCGCTCGCGGACGAGGCCGAGGTCGAGTCGGTCGATCTCCTCGCCGAGGATAGCGTTGTGGCGGACCTCACTAACGAGATCCGCGACCTCGCGGGGACCATCCGACGTGCGGTGTTGGAGTCCCGACCCGTCGTGGTGCGCCACGACGCGAGCGCCGACGGCTACCTCGCCGCGGCGGCCATCGAGCGCGCGACGCTGCCGTTCGTGGAGGCCGAACACGCCCGGAGCGACGCCGGCTACCACTACTTCGACCGACGGCCGCTCGCCGAGGGTGTCTACGACATGGACTCGGCGACGCGCGACGTCACGAAGATGCTCGACGCCCGCGAGCGCCACGACGAGGCGATCCCGCTGTTCGTCTTCTGTGGCGTCGGCGGGACGAGCGCCTCGTCCGATGGACTGTCCCTGCTCTCGGTCTACGACGCCGAGCGCGCGGTGCTCGACGTCGACGTCGAGGAGCACGTGGACGTGGACGCGTTCGTCGGGACGGACGGGGACGACACCACGGCGGCCGCGCTCGCGGCGAACGTCGCGGTCCACATCGACCCCGAGGCCCGCGAGGACCTCGCACACCTGCCGGCGGTGAGCTTCTGGGAACACACCCCGGCGGCCTACGCCGACCTCGCGGACGAAGCGGGCTACGACGCCGAGCGGGCGCGGGAGGTCCGCGAGGCGGTCGCGCTGGTCGCGAACTACCAGTCCTACGAGGACAAACGCGAGCTCGTTCGCGACCTCGTCTTCGAGGGCGGCGAGGCGCTCGCGGCGGCCTTCGCCTCGCGCTTCCGGACGAAACGCGACGCCGCCATCGAGACCGCACGCGCCCACCTCGACTACCGCGAGGTCGACGGGGGAACGATCGGAGTGCTCGACACCGACGCGTTCACCCACCGCTACGACTTCCCGCCGACCGCGCTGCTCTGTGACGAACTCCACCGCCGGACCCGCGAGGCGGCTTCGGTCCTCGTCGGCGTCGGCGAGGACGAACTGTTCGTCCGCGGCGACGTGGACATCCACGCCATCGCCGAGGAAACCGCCGAGCGCGTCCCCGACGCCGACGTCTCCGTCGGCGCGGCGCGTGACGACCGGCTCGAATTCCTGCTCGGCGAACGCGATGCGGTGCAGGAAGCGGTTCTCGACGTCGTGGCCGAGCAGGCCTAA
- a CDS encoding class I SAM-dependent methyltransferase, whose product MDPAENHRCWAGRSGEFSPAYYAHLGANATSERLAEVCTAAVPADAAILELGCSAGRHLAHLQEAGFSDLAGIDINDESFAAMADRYPELAATGTFHTGAIEDVLPDFPDDAFDVVYSVETLQHVPPENSGVFEEVARVAADLLVTVENEGGDSEDHGDVNYVNDDFPLYYRNWKGIFTDLGLDQRFSERTKRDTLRVFEVS is encoded by the coding sequence ATGGACCCGGCCGAGAACCACCGTTGCTGGGCCGGACGTTCCGGGGAGTTCTCACCCGCCTACTACGCACATCTGGGAGCCAACGCGACGAGCGAACGCCTCGCCGAGGTCTGTACGGCCGCCGTCCCCGCGGACGCTGCGATCCTCGAACTCGGCTGTAGCGCCGGTCGACACCTCGCCCACCTCCAGGAGGCGGGCTTTTCGGATCTGGCGGGCATCGACATCAACGACGAGTCCTTCGCGGCGATGGCCGACCGGTATCCCGAGCTGGCCGCGACGGGCACGTTCCACACCGGCGCGATCGAGGATGTCCTCCCCGATTTTCCCGACGACGCCTTCGACGTTGTCTACTCGGTGGAGACCCTCCAGCACGTCCCGCCGGAGAATAGCGGAGTCTTCGAAGAGGTGGCCCGCGTCGCGGCGGACCTGCTCGTTACCGTCGAGAACGAGGGCGGCGACTCGGAGGACCACGGCGACGTGAACTACGTCAACGACGACTTCCCGCTCTACTACCGGAACTGGAAGGGGATATTCACCGACCTCGGGCTGGACCAGCGCTTCTCGGAACGTACGAAACGCGATACGTTGCGTGTCTTCGAAGTTTCGTAG